The proteins below are encoded in one region of Methanosarcina barkeri 3:
- a CDS encoding MASE3 domain-containing protein has protein sequence MNISNVRKNILKVDVYELMVWITIIILLYLISLNNYLLFHIVVELFSVYFAYVIFLIVWKSRSRLENRYLLILGVGYFFVGSFDFLSALAFHHMRVFPGFDTDLTAKFWIVARFLESTSFLVAPLFLIHAGERQERNVKTLESSIFAWRAFLVYAVISVTCLISIFFSENSQDSYFQSLGFTQFKVASGYLISFISFCSFFLLYIVRDRFEEKVFNLLSISLVLTGFVSLLFIFDSQTGEAPSIIGLFFKLLSFYLVYKAIVDIGFEEPCSLLFRELKHREENFRQKAVFFEDEYGHICRIIGKRYLTAYRSAKKEDNPEHESDSYSSYMQNLQGIGFQFNEKFKLIFLHGSVEEITGYSKQDFLSGRVDWQEIIIPEDRPVISKKKDKLKSNINSIVESEYRIRKKDGEIKWVREIFQRILDESESSEKFQGLVYDITERKMAEEALEKIDKIRLKEVHHRIKNNLQVISSLLSLQAEKFEDKEVIEAFRESQNRVESIAMIHERLHESESTDAFDFSDYLRKLTTDLFSSYNVGNRNISLKLNLEQVYLGMNTAVPLGIIINEIVSNSLKHAFPSGKEGEININFYRTETLATEYGISGQDKNRLLKEDCKDSVNDCKDSVNDCKDCINDCKDSINNNFRYMLIVADNGIGIPNEIDFQNTESLGLQLINILVEQIGGVIELKRIQGTKYVIYFSKEGK, from the coding sequence TTGAACATATCAAATGTCAGAAAAAATATACTAAAAGTAGACGTCTACGAATTGATGGTCTGGATAACCATAATTATTTTGCTTTATCTAATTAGCCTTAACAATTACCTCCTCTTCCATATAGTAGTAGAACTGTTTAGCGTCTACTTTGCATACGTGATATTCCTGATCGTGTGGAAGTCAAGAAGCCGTTTGGAAAACCGATACCTTCTGATATTGGGGGTCGGTTACTTTTTCGTAGGAAGTTTCGACTTTCTAAGTGCGCTTGCGTTCCACCACATGAGGGTATTTCCCGGATTTGATACAGACCTGACCGCTAAGTTCTGGATCGTCGCAAGATTCCTGGAAAGCACTTCTTTTCTGGTAGCTCCGCTGTTTTTGATACACGCTGGAGAGAGACAGGAGAGAAACGTCAAAACCCTTGAAAGCTCAATTTTTGCCTGGAGGGCATTTCTTGTATATGCAGTAATTAGTGTTACCTGCCTAATTTCAATTTTTTTTTCCGAAAACTCCCAGGATTCTTATTTCCAGAGTTTGGGGTTTACTCAGTTCAAAGTAGCTAGTGGATACTTAATTTCTTTTATATCTTTTTGTTCATTTTTTCTCCTGTACATTGTCAGAGATAGGTTCGAAGAAAAAGTTTTCAATTTACTCTCAATCTCCCTGGTGCTTACAGGCTTTGTTTCACTGTTATTTATATTCGACAGTCAAACAGGTGAGGCTCCAAGCATTATAGGTCTCTTCTTTAAATTATTGTCTTTTTATCTGGTCTATAAAGCAATCGTAGATATCGGATTCGAAGAACCTTGCAGTCTTCTATTCAGAGAACTTAAACACCGAGAAGAAAATTTCAGGCAGAAAGCTGTTTTCTTTGAGGATGAATACGGTCATATTTGCAGAATAATAGGTAAAAGATACTTGACTGCGTATCGAAGCGCTAAGAAAGAAGACAATCCGGAACACGAGTCAGATAGTTACAGTTCCTATATGCAAAACCTTCAGGGAATCGGGTTCCAATTTAATGAAAAGTTTAAACTGATATTTCTACATGGTTCGGTTGAGGAAATAACCGGCTATTCGAAGCAGGATTTCCTTTCTGGAAGAGTTGACTGGCAAGAAATAATCATACCTGAAGACCGTCCTGTTATTTCTAAAAAAAAAGACAAACTAAAATCAAACATTAATTCTATCGTTGAAAGTGAATATCGTATACGGAAAAAAGATGGGGAAATAAAATGGGTCCGTGAGATCTTCCAGAGAATCCTGGATGAATCAGAAAGTTCAGAAAAGTTCCAGGGGTTGGTTTATGATATCACCGAACGCAAAATGGCTGAGGAAGCTCTGGAAAAAATAGACAAAATCAGATTAAAAGAGGTCCATCACCGCATAAAGAATAACCTTCAGGTAATTTCGTCTCTCCTCAGCCTTCAGGCAGAAAAATTCGAAGATAAAGAGGTGATCGAAGCCTTTAGAGAGAGCCAGAACCGTGTCGAATCCATCGCAATGATCCATGAGAGACTCCATGAGAGTGAAAGTACGGATGCTTTCGACTTCTCGGACTACCTGAGAAAGCTAACCACAGATCTTTTTAGTTCCTACAATGTAGGAAACAGGAATATAAGTCTCAAATTGAACCTTGAGCAGGTTTATCTGGGAATGAATACTGCAGTTCCTCTTGGAATTATTATAAACGAAATCGTTTCAAATTCCCTGAAGCATGCTTTTCCCTCGGGAAAAGAAGGCGAAATCAACATAAATTTCTACAGAACTGAAACTCTTGCTACAGAGTACGGCATCTCAGGTCAGGATAAAAACCGTCTACTGAAGGAAGACTGTAAGGATAGTGTAAACGACTGTAAGGATAGTGTAAACGACTGTAAGGATTGTATAAACGACTGTAAGGATTCTATAAACAATAATTTCCGTTACATGCTTATAGTAGCCGATAACGGGATAGGAATTCCCAACGAAATTGACTTTCAAAATACTGAATCCCTGGGGCTCCAGCTAATAAACATTCTTGTTGAACAAATAGGCGGTGTTATAGAGCTTAAAAGAATCCAGGGGACAAAATATGTCATATATTTTAGTAAAGAAGGGAAATAA
- a CDS encoding PRC-barrel domain-containing protein, whose amino-acid sequence MANRDNLDFLSASTIKGDKVVNREGEDLGKIEELMIDLHDGRIGYVVLSFGGFLGLGDKLFAIPWQAFKLRTHEHAFLLDIPKETLKKAEGFDKDNWPVTSHEWLSTVYGYYGYQPYWQTGVSEEAESQRMARTRGTSSERENPDFLSAGTLKGDKVVNADGEDIGKIEEFMIDLTDGRIAYVVLSFGGFLGLGDKLFGIPWQAFTLMPHEHAFLLDVPKDVLEKAEGFDKNNWPVTNREWLATVYSYYGYQPYWQTQRIESRPGNI is encoded by the coding sequence ATGGCAAATAGGGATAATCTGGATTTTTTGTCAGCAAGCACAATAAAAGGAGATAAGGTCGTCAATAGGGAAGGAGAAGATCTTGGGAAAATTGAAGAATTAATGATCGATCTCCATGATGGAAGAATAGGATACGTCGTTCTTTCTTTTGGTGGATTTCTTGGTCTGGGTGATAAGCTGTTCGCCATTCCCTGGCAGGCTTTTAAACTGAGAACACACGAACATGCCTTTTTACTTGATATTCCTAAAGAGACTCTTAAAAAGGCAGAAGGGTTTGATAAAGACAACTGGCCTGTAACTTCACATGAGTGGCTTTCCACTGTATATGGCTATTATGGGTATCAACCTTACTGGCAGACAGGAGTGTCTGAAGAAGCTGAATCACAAAGGATGGCCAGGACAAGAGGCACATCTTCAGAGAGAGAAAATCCAGATTTCTTGTCTGCAGGCACGCTAAAAGGGGATAAGGTCGTCAATGCAGACGGAGAGGATATCGGAAAGATTGAAGAATTCATGATTGATCTTACAGATGGAAGAATAGCGTATGTCGTCTTGTCTTTTGGCGGATTCCTGGGCCTGGGTGATAAACTATTTGGTATACCCTGGCAGGCTTTTACACTAATGCCACACGAACACGCTTTCTTACTTGATGTTCCCAAGGACGTCCTGGAAAAAGCAGAAGGCTTTGATAAAAATAACTGGCCTGTAACTAATCGTGAGTGGCTTGCTACTGTGTACAGTTACTACGGATATCAGCCTTACTGGCAGACACAAAGAATAGAGAGCCGTCCGGGCAATATCTGA
- a CDS encoding phosphoribosyltransferase: MALFKDRIDAGKKLAKELSKYANRSDVLILALPRGGVPVAFEVAKELNVRMDVFIVRKLGVPGNEELAMGAISSDNIRVLNEDVVRSFQIPERVINMVSENELKELERRERAYRGDRPKPEISGSTVILIDDGLATGATMRAAAAAIKTKNPAKIVVAVPTGARDTCELFGREVDEVICVATPEPFYGVGAWYGNFSQTTDEEVCELLDKARALPAR, encoded by the coding sequence ATGGCACTTTTTAAAGACCGGATAGATGCCGGGAAAAAGCTTGCAAAAGAACTTTCAAAATACGCAAACCGTTCAGATGTGTTGATACTTGCACTCCCGCGTGGTGGGGTTCCTGTTGCATTTGAAGTTGCAAAGGAACTTAATGTAAGGATGGATGTGTTCATAGTACGAAAACTGGGAGTGCCCGGAAATGAAGAACTGGCAATGGGAGCGATCTCTTCAGACAATATCCGTGTGTTGAATGAAGACGTTGTCAGGTCTTTTCAGATACCTGAAAGGGTAATTAATATGGTATCTGAGAATGAGCTCAAGGAACTTGAACGTAGGGAACGCGCTTATCGTGGAGATAGACCCAAGCCTGAGATTAGTGGTTCGACTGTGATTTTAATAGATGACGGGCTTGCTACAGGTGCGACAATGCGTGCAGCTGCAGCTGCAATTAAAACTAAAAACCCGGCTAAAATAGTGGTTGCAGTGCCCACAGGAGCACGTGATACGTGTGAGCTTTTCGGAAGGGAGGTAGACGAAGTAATATGCGTAGCTACTCCTGAACCTTTCTATGGGGTAGGAGCCTGGTACGGGAATTTCAGTCAGACCACCGATGAAGAGGTCTGCGAACTTCTGGATAAAGCAAGAGCTCTCCCAGCAAGATAA
- a CDS encoding PRC-barrel domain-containing protein — translation MVDRDDPDFLSEGELKGNKVVNKTREDIGRIEKLMIDLADGRIAYAVLSFGEILDKGNKLFAIPWEALTPKIHEHAFILDISGEVLEKAEDFDKNRLPLTRDELSGVYTYYGHLPYWQTVVAKQAGLPGETESERIARMRRTSVRKYPDFLPADTIKGEKVVSIAGENLGKIEELIIDLQAGRVAYSILSFGEFSDMGGKFFAIPWQALQAKFQEHAFLLNIPKYTLEKAEGFDKDNWPVTTREWLSTVYSYYEYEPYWQMPKL, via the coding sequence ATGGTAGATAGAGATGATCCGGATTTTTTGTCAGAAGGTGAGCTAAAAGGTAATAAGGTAGTCAATAAAACTAGAGAAGATATTGGAAGGATTGAAAAATTAATGATTGATCTTGCAGACGGAAGAATAGCATATGCCGTATTGTCTTTTGGTGAAATCCTGGATAAGGGAAATAAACTGTTTGCTATTCCCTGGGAGGCTCTTACACCAAAAATACATGAGCATGCTTTCATTCTCGATATCTCTGGTGAGGTTCTGGAAAAAGCCGAAGATTTCGATAAGAATAGATTGCCTTTAACCCGAGATGAACTATCCGGAGTCTACACTTATTATGGACATCTGCCTTACTGGCAAACTGTAGTGGCAAAACAAGCCGGATTGCCTGGTGAGACCGAATCGGAAAGAATTGCTAGAATGAGAAGAACATCGGTTAGAAAATATCCAGATTTTTTACCGGCAGACACAATAAAAGGAGAAAAAGTTGTCAGTATCGCTGGAGAGAATCTTGGAAAGATTGAAGAGTTAATAATTGACCTCCAGGCTGGAAGAGTGGCATATTCCATCCTTTCCTTCGGTGAGTTTTCGGATATGGGCGGTAAGTTTTTTGCTATCCCCTGGCAGGCTCTTCAAGCAAAATTTCAAGAACACGCCTTCTTACTTAATATTCCTAAGTATACTCTTGAAAAAGCAGAAGGCTTTGATAAAGATAACTGGCCCGTAACCACCCGTGAGTGGCTTTCCACTGTGTATAGCTACTATGAGTACGAGCCTTACTGGCAGATGCCGAAATTATAA